A DNA window from Onthophagus taurus isolate NC chromosome 1, IU_Otau_3.0, whole genome shotgun sequence contains the following coding sequences:
- the LOC111416491 gene encoding UBA-like domain-containing protein 2-B encodes MDTALREQVMINQFVLAAGCAREQAKQLLQAAHWQFETALSIFFQEAPVPAYSSASAHFGQVMTPCNTPATPPNFPDTLLAFSKMSAGSGSSPSPTVVVPPIATDATRYHQQQQAQPQQQR; translated from the exons atggatacAGCGCTTCGGGAACAGGTCATGATCAATCAATTTGTTTTGGCCGCCGGATGTGCTCGAGAACAAGCTAAACAGCTGCTCCAAGCGGCCCATTGGCAGTTCGAG ACCGCTCTTAgtatattttttcaagaagCTCCAGTACCGGCCTATTCATCAGCTTCCGCACATTTCGGACAG gttatgaCGCCGTGCAACACACCTGCAACCCCACCAAATTTTCCCGATACGCTACTGGCGTTCTCAAAAATGAGCGCCGGTAGCGGAAGTAGTCCATCACCGACGGTGGTGGTGCCTCCAATCGCAACGGATGCGACCAGGTACCACCAGCAACAACAAGCGCAGCCGCAGCAACAACGATAA
- the LOC111416487 gene encoding ATP-dependent DNA helicase Q4, whose product MDIILDPATRKMYDKCKYRVKLWEHQFKKQHGRIPSKLDIREADDEVKFAYKTYFNLKSNALEQSFKDIEGFESDEDKLESRNDGNELFTQEEDKLTVEEQEYVKLNEKAWGEAVKCKQVEVVEETKEENAINSLISKKLFNGSKFSKRNPRKSLSFHSRKSEVNLNEAKSLSQPVIDSNSTLKPSLSQEFVNEFTSSLNTNVKIINSSSNINATSLNIIQSVLSNDYKPRRALDMGWLQRVTEKNGCEVVESNKNNENDFLLSQKYVKLNEKVEKEFDSDELVENSDEESSQNVLPPPKRIKFVGNSTNNTNILRENNEVKKINPKNDLIVTRRKSYNFKEDDSETEKDPFDGESDDDPQFTPNSSNKNDVYDFDSDDSPKSSKKKSNSKKNLNGKIKKTQNIKQKEKTQIEDSQMEEYELEYSVKPRIKSTPRITNVKETIKKRKENVAKKPKSQQTNKEKLEEKVASGTLNENFVRIDLKKKIYARGQKKFTYSKYKKNMWKKKKQGALAGPEMDMTGCDGGLLKCFLCGDVGHFARNCQKKKSDALLPLNAGDDEEESCLIPTLEEAEKMAQGVLAIRSKQKKDLNNQNDNNEDYDKDDNNASDDNESDNNDSSDLSLDSEDELLLEEGLKLEEYVKKIEMQEYLDSTSLVKPYFKLKEDGSIIDTPKEVFETLSLFGHSKFRGGQEQAIMRILSGKSTLVTLSTGSGKSLCYQLPAYLYSKKESCISLIISPLVSLMEDQVVGLPPFLKAACLHTNQTKTQREKIKELINSGALSILLVSPEAVVSGERSSGFGSFLRQLPPIAFACIDEAHCVSQWSHNFRPSYLMICRILRERLGVSVILGLTATATRSTSDNIVDHLQIIDRRDGIISDVPLPNNLRLTVSKDGNRDHALLGLLLSENFSKYKSVIVYCTRRQECERIAAFLRTSLKDEKVGEGGGKKRKRMSCQAEPYHAGMAASRRRSIQKSFMSGELKIVVATVAFGMGINKCDIRAVIHYNMPSSFEGYVQEVGRAGRDGLPAHCHLFLDCHGNDENELRRHIYANSIDRHVIRKLLKKIFIPCSCKTKCSKHEVAFSIQDTVTFLDVPEENIATLLCYLELHENRYVEVLSPAYINCKIISYSGSNKIKKAAKDCPPLAMALALYGKDVEGTVFEFPVVDVAAAMGWDSGICKHKLKNLEWMIINNQPKRSNLSVQFTNLGFRVLAPGNLNDNQLDEALDSLYTRVKNQEKQGLLQLHSIHSALTQVSEKSFKSCLQVSNKEIELKKTIRQYFESPEPLKDVVIKMKPINEDQIINDTRQIIAMYRDNNFTGRAIARIFYGIQSPNYPAFIWGKCKFWRSHLKEDFDEICKVATREIINMRT is encoded by the exons ATGGATATAATTTTGGATCCCGCCACGAGAAAAATGTACGATAAATGCAAATATCGCGTAAAACTTTGGGAACACCAATTTAAAAAGCAACACGGAAGAATACCTTCGAAG TTAGATATAAGAGAAGCCGATGATGAGGTTAAATTTGCATACAagacttattttaatttaaaatcgaatgcGTTGGAACAAAGTTTTAAGGACATTGAGGGATTTGAATCAGACGAAGATAAATTAGAATCAAGAAATGATGGTAATGAATTATTTACTCAAGAAGAAGATAAATTAACTGTTGAAGAGCAGGAATATGttaagttaaatgaaaaagctTGGGGTGAAGCAGTTAAATGTAAACAAGTTGAGGTTGTTGAAGAAACGAAAGAAGAAAACGCAATAAATtctttgatatcaaaaaagttattcaatggatcaaaattttcaaagcgTAATCCAAGGAAATCTTTATCATTTCATAGCCggaaaagtgaggttaattTAAATGAAGCAAAATCACTTTCACAACCTGTTATTGATTCTAATTCTACTTTGAAACCTTCATTATCGCAAGAATTTGTAAATGAATTTACTTCATCTTTAAATACgaatgtaaaaataataaattcgtCTTCCAATATTAATGCAACATCGTTAAATATTATACAAAGTGTGCTTAGTAATGATTATAAACCTAGGAGAGCTTTAGATATGGGTTGGTTGCAAAGAGTAACTGAAAAAAATGGTTGTGAAGTTGTTGagagtaataaaaataacgaaaatgattttttattaagtcaaaaatatgttaaattgaatgaGAAGGTTGAGAAAGAGTTTGATAGTGATGAGTTGGTTGAAAATTCTGATGAAGAGAGTTCACAAAATGTTTTACCACCAccgaaaagaataaaatttgttgggAATAGTACgaataatacaaatattttaagagaaaataacgaggttaaaaaaataaatcctaaaaatgatttaattgtAACACGAAggaaaagttataattttaaagaagatgATTCTGAAACGGAAAAGGATCCTTTTGATGGTGAATCCGATGATGATCCACAATTTACACCAAATTCATCAAACAAAAACGATGTTTATGATTTCGATTCTGATGATTCACCAAAATcttcaaagaaaaaatcaaattctaaaaaaaatttgaatgggaaaattaaaaagacacaaaatattaaacaaaaagaaaaaactcaaattgaagattcgCAAATGGAAGAATATGAATTAGAATACTCCGTGAAACCCCGAATAAAATCAACACCAAGAATCACAAATGTAAAAGAAACgattaaaaaacgaaaagaaaacgTTGCTAAGAAACCGAAATCAcaacaaacaaataaagaaaaattagaagaaaaggTCGCTTCTGGAACATTAAACGAGAATTTTGTTcgaattgatttaaaaaaaaaaatttatgctCGCGGTCAAAAGAAATTCACTTAttctaaatacaaaaaaaatatgtggAAGAAAAAAAAGCAAGGTGCTTTAGCCGGCCCGGAAATGGATATGACCGGATGCGATGGTGgtcttttaaaatgtttcttatgcGGTGATGTGGGACATTTCGCTCGAAAttgtcaaaagaaaaaaagtgatGCGTTATTACCATTAAACGCAGGAGATGATGAGGAAGAATCATGCTTAATTCCTACGTTAGAAGAAGCTGAGAAGATGGCACAAGGTGTTTTAGCCATAagaagtaaacaaaaaaaagatttaaataatcaaaatgacAATAATGAAGATTATGACAAAGATGATAACAATGCGAGTGACGATAATGAAAGTGATAATAATGATAGTTCCGATTTAAGTTTAGACAGTGAAGACGAACTTCTTTTAGAAGAAGgtttaaaattagaagagtacgtaaaaaaaattgaaatgcaAGAATACTTAGATTCAACAAGTTTAGTTAagccatattttaaattaaaggaGGACGGTTCAATTATCGATACTCCCAAAGAAGTTTTTGAGACTTTATCACTGTTTGGACACTCAAAATTCCGTGGAGGACAAGAACAAGCAATTATGAGAATACTCTCAGGAAAATCGACTTTAGTTACATTGAGCACTGGTTCTGGAAAAAGTTTATGCTACCAACTTCCAGCGtatttatattccaagaaggaGTCCTGCATATCGTTGATTATCTCACCGTTAGTTTCTTTAATGGAAGATCAAGTCGTTGGGTTACCCCCGTTTTTAAAAGCTGCTTGTTTGCATACTAATCAAACTAAAACTCAAcgggaaaaaattaaagaattgatTAATTCTGGGGCTTTAAGTATTTTGTTGGTTTCGCCAGAAGCTGTTGTATCTGGAGAGAGATCAAGTG gTTTTGGTTCATTTCTTCGTCAATTACCACCAATTGCATTCGCTTGCATAGATGAAGCTCATTGCGTATCACAGTGGTCCCACAATTTCCGGCCATCTTACCTAATGATTTGTAGAATTCTCCGAGAACGTTTAGGAGTTAGCGTAATCTTAGGTTTAACAGCAACAGCAACTCGTTCAACCTCCGATAACATCGTAGATCATCTCCAAATAATCGACAGAAGAGATGGTATTATCAGCGACGTTCCTTTACCGAACAATTTGAGATTAACAGTATCAAAGGATGGTAATCGCGATCACGCTTTATTGGGATTATTACTTTcggaaaatttttctaaatacaaAAGCGTTATTGTTTATTGTACTCGGAGGCAAGAATGTGAAAGAATCGCGGCGTTTTTACGGACTTCTTTGAAAGACGAAAAAGTTGGGGAAGGAGGTgggaagaaaaggaaaaggaTGAGTTGCCAAGCTGAGCCTTATCACGCCGGGATGGCTGCTTCTAGAAGGAGAAGTATACAAAAGTCGTTTATGTCCggggaattaaaaattgttgttgcTACAGTTGCTTTCg gaATGGGAATAAATAAATGTGATATTCGAGCCGTAATTCATTATAATATGCCGAGTAGTTTTGAAGGATACGTTCAAGAAGTTGGAAGAGCCGGTCGGGATGGTTTACCAGCTCATTGCCACTTATTTCTTGATTGTCAC ggtAACGATGAAAATGAATTAAGAAGACACATATACGCAAACTCAATCGATCGCCACGTAATAAGAAAACTtctaaaaaagatttttattccCTGCTCGTGTAAAACGAAATGTTCAAAACATGAGGTGGCTTTTTCAATTCAAGACACTGTAACGTTTTTGGACGTACCCGAAGAAAACATTGCGACATTACTATGTTATTTAGAGCTACACGAAAATCGATACGTGGAGGTGTTAAGCCCCGCTTATATAAATTGTAAGATTATCTCGTACAGCGgttcaaacaaaataaaaaaagctgCAAAGGATTGTCCACCTTTAGCGATGGCGTTAGCTTTGTACGGAAAAGATGTTGAAGGGACGGTCTTTGAATTTCCCGTTGTTGATGTCGCCGCTGCTATGGGTTGGGATAGCGGGATTtgtaaacataaattaaaaaatttagaatggatgattattaataaccaACCAAAAAGGTCCAACTTATCGGTACAATTCACTAATTTAGGATTTAGGGTGTTAGCACCTGGAAATCTTAACGATAATCAACTCGATGAAGCCTTAGATTCTTTATACACCCGAGTTAAAAACCAAGAAAAACAAGGATTATTACAATTACACTCAATTCATTCAGCTTTAACACAAGTTtcagaaaaatcttttaaatcatGCCTACAAGTTTCcaataaagaaattgaattaaagaaaacaattcGACAGTATTTTGAAAGTCCGGAACCGTTAAAAGACGtcgttataaaaatgaaacccATCAATGAAGATCAAATCATCAACGACACCCGACAAATTATCGCGATGTatcgagataataattttaccGGGCGAGCGATTGCaaggattttttatggtaTTCAAAGCCCGAATTATCCCGCTTTTATTTGGGGAAAGTGCAAATTTTGGAGATCGCATTTAAAGGAAGATTTCGATGAAATTTGTAAAGTTGCTACGcgtgaaattattaatatgagGACTTAA
- the LOC111416490 gene encoding proline-rich protein 2-like yields the protein MFNMLPVLLFTFLVSVCYSIPQGVPGPAPGSAGGPIKPVPVPASGARVRRQDPTQPQVQPPKIKPSELTRPEKPATLPLPVNPQARSARQTKDIPKHGGPPGSLDGPQIDPIDQTRPIPAKPLNRSVRQTKDIPKTGGRPGSLDGPQIDPIEQTRPIPAKPLNRSVRQTKDIPKTGGQPGSLDGPQIDPIDQTRPIPAKPLNRSVRQTKDIPKTGGRPGSLDGPQIDPIDQNRPRPIKTFARQTRQTKDIPKTGGPDLRPQVQPVRPRPLPQPVGTKPAPIKALY from the exons ATGTTCAAT atgttgccagttttattatttaccttTTTGGTAAGCGTTTGTTACTCAATTCCTCAAGGAGTACCAGGTCCAGCTCCTGGGTCAGCAGGAGGACCAATTAAACCCGTTCCAGTACCAGCGTCAGGTGCTAGAGTTAGACGTCAAGATCCAACTCAACCTCAAGTTCAACCACCg aaaattAAACCAAGTGAACTTACACGCCCTGAA aAACCAGCTACTCTTCCTCTTCCCGTAAATCCTCAAGCTAGATCAGct aggCAAACTAAGGATATTCCTAAACACGGAGGTCCACCAGGTTCTTTAGATGGCCCTCAAATTGATCCAATC GATCAAACTCGTCCAATTCCAGCAAAACCCCTTAATCGATCAGtt agaCAAACTAAGGATATTCCTAAAACAGGAGGACGACCAGGTTCTTTAGATGGCCCTCAAATTGATCCAATT GAACAAACTCGTCCAATTCCAGCAAAACCCCTTAATCGATCAGtt agaCAAACTAAGGATATTCCTAAAACAGGAGGACAACCAGGTTCTTTAGATGGCCCTCAAATTGATCCAATT GATCAAACTCGTCCAATTCCAGCAAAACCCCTTAATCGATCAGTT agACAAACTAAGGATATTCCTAAAACAGGAGGACGACCAGGTTCTTTAGATGGCCCTCAAATTGATCCAATT gaTCAAAATCGGCCTCGTCcaataaaaacttttgctCGCCAAAcc aGACAAACTAAGGACATTCCTAAAACTGGAGGACCAGATTTAAGACCACAAGTTCAACCGGTT AGACCTAGACCTTTACCTCAACCTGTT gGAACGAAACCTGCTCCGATTAAAGCATTGTactaa
- the LOC111419270 gene encoding uncharacterized protein: MSAEENGDDVSSNNLLVALQLQKRSWKTQIPQKKTLKDEALRQSVLELERQLGKPLTSSQLMKKVNNMKTRLKSKVDKNKTGNKKTVLCQWEKILHELMDGEDNPTISKIPGAKSIGPPTTKINKNNEDLSSSILLESAQTDEFSPQIASLVPPRPTKHQTKKNLETYETEETSKLTTQELQRLVLIEQLETTRVQRQYYREMMQKSNTGRSYYEPDGNENDNDVPRYAVL, translated from the exons ATGTCGGCAGAAGAAAATGGTGACGATGTATCAAGCAACAATTTGCTAGTAGCATTGCAGTTGCAAAAAAGGTCATGGAAAACACAAATTCCGCagaaaaaaacattgaaagaTGAAGCCTTGAGGCAATCAGTTCTTGAGCTAGAACGTCAATTGGGAAAACCATTAACCTCTTCTCAATTGatgaaaaaagtaaacaatatGAAAACGAGGCTAAAAAGCAAAGTGGACAAAAACAAAACCGGGAataaaaaaaccgttttatgCCAGTGGGAAAAAATTTTGCACGAATTAATGGATGGAGAGGATAATCCGACTATAAGCAAAATTCCTG GAGCAAAAAGTATTGGACCTCCTACcaccaaaataaacaaaaacaacgAAGATTTATCATCTTCTATATTGCTTGAGTCTGCGCAGACGGATGAATTTAGTCCCCAAATAGCTTCCCTTGTGCCACCTCGACCTACAAAACATCAAACGAAGAAGAATTTAGAAACATATGAAACAGAAGAAACTTCCAAACTCACTACTCAGGAATTGCAACGATTGGTACTTATCGAACAATTGGAGACCACTCGTGTTCAAAGGCAGTATTATCGAGAAATGATGCAAAAATCCAATACCGGTCGCTCTTATTATGAGCCTGATGGAAACGAAAACGATAATGATGTACCTAGGTACGCAGTgctttaa
- the LOC111416484 gene encoding zinc finger CCCH domain-containing protein 18, translating to MDSESETESKGAQSPSSTRSSVRSGSRSPVSDRSVSPKNHVHSPSSGGPRSPQSEPRSPSSPPGSPPSSGYRPVSPYSSHPYSSPVNSFGSNSARSRSSSSSSRSRSNSPEVMQKGDGPKSPKSPKSPKSPNSPKSPSSESSKKSSAERSINSDKSGSSRESRRARKNINLEDGNTSDSSQSSVDSSSRKNKNVGKNQDTQAEEISDGDMESDHEKPQSPEAKKESINITHDDLSDVSDLDDSIGCHSEEEEEEHKEDKIEDEEEEQIPADPKPTETEVKKVSEKTSKAEEGEEQLDFEAEDGECQDQEPTKDEDKEAVAQKVEEKDKKEEKDELEEGEVTDEDEARPEETEPRPVCRFFSRGQCTWGASCRFLHPGVTDKGNYTMFEMIRPVIPGEYGREERMYRPEPPMVESAWERGLRTAKEMLRKSMKRKEQDIDFEEKKMNLSLAQEEFDKENGYYARAPSPEPRYVMRPHHPVPAEYPPIARPPPPEEYYGRRQVLYEPEFQPRERVRPSYRELPPHRMPDYYNNKYEEEAPGQSSSKPRRPKREVIVQKVPEERPQGRGDEWSDPWMRSKSPGTRKGRKRSYSSGSSYSSSSSSRSSSRSSRSSYSSRSRTSRHKKENRSHRPRQAVSPSVIVSERKAANERAALMNPPAPKKKALSPGMMRVGAQNPPPPSKSDLGRTTSKLAIAAALARVKGRRRSSRSSSESSGSSSSDSDSSGSSSSTSRDGSPPPRRVDLAMALKAQAMDVLKGGTEKKQIKLNLKNPVGVRKPETGDVRKIESSGGGGKKRVAASPPLVDPKAASNKKATSRREELLKQLKAVEDAIAKKRSKVN from the exons ATGGACTCGGAAAGCGAGACAGAATCAAAAGGAGCCCAAAGCCCCTCTTCGACCCGTTCGAGTGTTCGCTCAGGTTCAAGATCCCCTGTGAGCGATCGATCTGTCTCTCCAAAAAATCATGTTCACTCACCATCCAGCGGAGGACCTAGATCGCCGCAAAGCGAACCACGATCGCCTAGCAGCCCACCAGGTTCCCCACCGAGCTCAGGTTATCGTCCCGTTTCGCCTTACAGCAGCCATCCTTATTCGTCACCCGTTAATTCATTTGGATCAAATTCGGCGAGGAGTAGATCTAGTTCCAGTTCATCTAGGAGTAGGTCAAATAGTCCGGAAGTGATGCAAAAAGGTGATGGGCCGAAATCACCCAAATCTCCAAAATCGCCCAAGTCACCAAACTCGCCGAAATCTCCAAGTAGCGAAAGTTCCAAAAAGTCCTCTGCCGAAAGGAGTATTAATTCTGATAAAAGTGGATCGTCTCGGGAATCTCGAAGGGCtcgaaaaaatattaatttggaGGATGGAAATACGTCCGATTCAAGTCAATCGAGTGTTGATTCATCTagtaggaaaaataaaaatgttgggaAGAATCAAGATACTCAAGCTGAAGAAATTTCAGATG gTGATATGGAATCGGATCATGAAAAACCACAGAGTCCAGAAGCGAAAAAAGAATCGATAAACATCACTCACGACGATTTATCAGACGTTTCCGATTTAGATGATTCAATAGGATGTCATTctgaggaagaagaagaagaacataAAGAGGATAAAAtcgaagatgaagaagaagaacaaatTCCCGCCGATCCTAAGCCGACCGAAACGGAAGTAAAAAAGGTTTCTGAAAAAACGAGTAAAGCTGAAGAAGGCGAAGAACAACTCGATTTTGAAGCGGAAGATGGTGAATGTCAAGATCAAGAGCCGACGAAAGATGAAGATAAAGAAGCTGTTGCCCAAAAAGTGGaggaaaaagataaaaaagaagaaaaggatGAATTAGAAGAGGGGGAGGTAACTGATGAGGATGAAGCTCGACCTGAAGAAACTGAACCGAGACCGGTTTGTCGATTTTTTTCGAGGGGGCAATGCACTTGGGGTGCAAGTTGTCGGTTTCTTCACCCAGGTGTAACAGATAAAGGAAATTACACCATGTTCGAAATGATTAGACCAGTTATTCCGGGTGAGTACGGTCGTGAAGAGCGAATGTACCGTCCTGAACCCCCGATGGTAGAATCGGCTTGGGAACGCGGCTTAAGAACAGCAAAAGAAATGTTAAGGAAGTCTATGAAAAGGAAAGAACAAGATATTGATtttgaagagaaaaaaatgaacCTTAGTTTAGCTCAAGAAGAATTTGATAAAGAAAATGGTTATTACGCTAGGGCCCCATCGCCTGAGCCACGATACGTAATGAGACCACACCATCCGGTTCCCGCTGAATATCCTCCTATTGCTCGACCACCACCTCCCGAAGAATACTACGGACGACGTCAAGTTTTGTACGAACCCGAATTTCAGCCAAGAGAAAGAGTGCGCCCATCTTACAGAGAATTACCACCACATCGTATGCCGGATTATTACAACAATAAATACGAAGAAGAAGCACCCGGACAATCTTCATCAAAACCGCGGCGACCAAAACGCGAAGTTATCGTTCAAAAAGTACCGGAAGAACGTCCGCAAGGTAGAGGAGACGAATGGTCGGATCCGTGGATGAGATCAAAATCCCCTGGAACGAGAAAAGGAAGGAAGAGATCATACAGTTCTGGTTCGAGTTATTCATCAAGTAGCTCATCGAGATCTTCTTCACGATCGAGTCGAAGTTCATATAGTTCTCGATCGAGAACCTCTAGGCATAAGAAAGAAAATCGTTCACATCGACCAAGGCAAGCGGTTTCACCGTCGGTTATTGTTTCCGAAAGAAAAGCTGCTAATGAACGTGCTGCTCTTATGAATCCACCAGCACCAAAGAAAAAGGCTTTATCACCAg GTATGATGCGTGTTGGTGCTCAAAACCCACCACCACCATCCAAATCCGATTTGGGGCGTACAACGAGCAAATTAGCTATCGCAGCAGCTTTAGCTCGAGTAAAAGGTAGAAGGCGTTCGTCTCGTTCATCATCCGAGTCATCCGGTTCAAGTTCAAGCGACTCTGATTCTTCAGGATCGAGCAGTTCTACGAGTAGAGATGGGAGTCCTCCACCTCGAC GTGTTGATTTAGCGATGGCATTAAAAGCTCAAGCGATGGATGTTTTGAAAGGTGGTACggaaaagaaacaaattaaattgaatttaaaaaatccggTTGGAGTAAGAAAACCAGAAACGGGTGATGTTAGGAAAATTGAGAGTTCAGGGGGTGGTGGGAAAAAGAGGGTTGCTGCTTCACCACCTTTGGTCGATCCTAAAGCAGCGTCTAATAAAAAGGCAACATCGAGAAGGGAGGAATTGTTGAAACAATTAAAGGCGGTGGAAGATGCTATTGCTAAAAAGAGATCGAAAGTTAAttga
- the LOC111417881 gene encoding putative nuclease HARBI1 translates to MAEFINLRAEKHYKVRRGADNRDFKSLYRFEEENLHYIATHFMGENNERRGGALSSDLKIKIFLRYMTNPGFQTGVAEELGIHQSTVSKTITFVINKILEKAPLWIKFPSTLNQVNEAQERWQETFQFPCAIGVIDCTHVQILKPIHHGDEYINRKGLATLNVQATCNSKEIFTSVDASWPGSVHDARIWRNSETRLIMQQFPGAILLGDDGYGLEPWLMTPFRNPNNESERTYNRLFKKEKVIIERCFGQLKRRFPILKYMCRVKLERVPSVIVCCIVLHNIAKYLGDADFPDDDDEENLNNGEEYELEEDRLLQRARERRLEIADVIFTQNLR, encoded by the coding sequence ATGGCagagtttattaatttacggGCAGAAAAACATTACAAAGTACGAAGAGGAGCTGATAACCGAGATTTTAAATCACTTTACCGGTTTGAGGAAGAAAATTTGCATTACATTGCAACACACTTTATGGGCGAGAACAACGAAAGAAGAGGAGGTGCTCTTTCGTCGGACcttaaaattaagatatttttacgGTATATGACCAATCCTGGTTTCCAAACTGGTGTTGCTGAAGAATTGGGAATTCATCAGTCGACAGTATCAAAAACAATTACGTTCGTGATTAACAAAATACTCGAAAAAGCTCCTTTATGGATCAAATTTCCGTCAACGTTGAACCAAGTAAACGAAGCACAGGAGAGGTGGCAGGAGACATTTCAATTTCCATGTGCGATAGGCGTAATTGATTGCACACACGTTCAAATATTGAAACCTATCCATCACGGTGATGAATACATCAACAGAAAGGGGTTGGCGACTTTAAATGTGCAAGCAACGTGCAACTCCAAAGAAATCTTTACTAGTGTTGATGCAAGTTGGCCGGGTTCTGTGCATGACGCTAGAATTTGGAGAAATTCTGAAACACGTTTGATTATGCAACAATTCCCTGGTGCAATATTATTAGGAGATGACGGTTATGGTTTGGAACCGTGGCTAATGACACCATTTCGGAACCCAAATAACGAATCTGAAAGAACTTACAACAGATTGTTTAAGAAAGAAAAGGTGATTATCGAAAGATGTTTCGGCCAACTTAAGCGAAGATTTCCAATTCTAAAATATATGTGCCGTGTTAAATTGGAAAGAGTCCCTTCCGTTATTGTTTGTTGCATTGTACTACACAACATTGCCAAATATTTAGGAGATGCAGATTTTccagatgatgatgatgaagaaaatcTCAATAACGGCGAAGAATATGAATTAGAAGAAGATCGTCTTCTTCAGCGTGCAAGAGAGCGAAGACTTGAAATAGCTGATGTTATCTTTACACAGAATTTGAGGTAG